One window from the genome of Paramisgurnus dabryanus chromosome 22, PD_genome_1.1, whole genome shotgun sequence encodes:
- the LOC135740628 gene encoding uncharacterized protein, translated as MVKKKKIITTRKSVVSRRGRGRNVNNLHTIPPSTIASLTFPIGLWNFQSAVNKADFIPAIASQSALSVLALTEIWIKPKDTATPAALSNNYTFSHSPRTTGRGLLIPKDWKLQQQIPSCDSSSFESHVVTIIHPTKIHFLVIYRPPGQLGHFLEELDVLLSSFPEDGTPLVVLGDFNIHLEKPQAADFNTLTTPYFTNPQGKVNMHWFLTLLCFSVISGTSGDGYNLECFNDYISTISCSLNVSADSVDNTTAYWLRFSSFNEHHDCTLTRREESLVCNLVLGPDEIFTDTDSYSISLHSSYHGNSSSVALNDDYMPKKHVRPVEPHNLSLLWNKTEAVFQWQVENYTENFLIDYLQYQLNIYSKDLELYNVEVSEQVVSVETSRFQPRRNYTARVRSRPNQAYYYGVWSHWSSPVHWSSGNIHESSSQGSFHAIMYLLIVPISLALLFCFSYSRCKKQEYIPSPAPYLRAWNVDAQIQTLLSQKVSDIMQGEETLQIDILIENKDTPPPLTTLDYEMMETTDEQNSTTNSPSMPHSPEGSEVDSGCWIRDVMATQRGSITCSEEYCTLSQSLNTYGV; from the exons ATGGTTAAAAAG AAAAAAATCATTACAACTCGTAAATCTGTTGTATCACGTCGAGGGCGCGGGCGGAATGTTAATAACCTCCATACTATTCCTCCTTCCACTATTGCCTCACTCACTTTTCCCATTGGCTTATGGAACTTCCAATCTGCTGTCAACAAAGCAGATTTCATTCCTGCCATTGCTTCACAATCTGCCCTTTCAGTTTTAGCACTTACTGAGATATGGATTAAACCAAAGGACACTGCCACTCCGGCTGCCCTCTCCAACAACTACACTTTCTCCCACAGTCCTCGCACAACAGGAAGGGGCCTGCTCATTCCAAAGGACTGGAAATTACAACAGCAAATCCCCTCATGTGACAGCAGCTCTTTCGAGTCGCACGTTGTTACTATCATCCACCCTACTAAAATTCATTTTCTAGTTATCTATCGCCCCCCAGGTCAACTTGGACACTTCTTGGAGGAGTTGGATGTACTACTGTCTTCATTCCCAGAGGATGGTACTCCTTTAGTAGTACTTGGTGACTTCAACATCCACCTTGAGAAACCACAGGCAGCTGACTTCAACACCCTGACTACGCCCTACTTCACCAACCCACAG GGTAAAGTAAACATGCATTGGTTCCTCACATTACTTTGTTTCTCTGTTATATCAGGGACTTCAG GTGATGGATATAATCTGGAGTGTTTCAATGATTATATATCTACCATAAGCTGCTCTCTGAACGTCTCTGCCGACTCCGTGGACAACACAACGGCATACTGGCTACGATTCAGTTCCTTCAA TGAACACCATGACTGCACATTGACAAGGAGAGAAGAGTCACTGGTGTGCAACTTGGTTTTAGGTCCAGATGAAATCTTCACTGATACGGACAGCTACAGCATCTCCCTCCATTCGAGTTACCATGGCAACAGTAGCTCTGTTGCACTGAATGACGACTACATGCCTAAAAAACACG TACGCCCGGTTGAACCCCATAACCTGTCATTGCTCTGGAATAAGACTGAGGCTGTTTTTCAGTGGCAAGTGGAAAATTATACAGAAAACTTTCTCATAGACTACCTCCAGTACCAGCTCAACATATACAGCAAAGATTTGGAG CTTTATAACGTAGAAGTCTCAGAGCAGGTGGTGTCTGTGGAGACGTCTAGATTTCAACCTCGCAGAAATTATACAGCGCGTGTGCGATCACGTCCGAATCAAGCCTACTATTATGGCGTTTGGAGTCATTGGAGTTCTCCCGTTCACTGGAGCTCGGGCAACATTCACG aaaGCTCTTCACAAGGCTCTTTCCACGCTATCATGTATCTTCTGATAGTGCCGATATCGTTGGCCCTTCTGTTCTGTTTCTCATACTCCAG ATGTAAAAAACAGGAATATATCCCATCACCTGCACCATATCTGAGGGCCTGGAACGTAGATGCTCAG ATCCAAACATTGCTGTCACAGAAGGTGAGCGATATAATGCAGGGGGAGGAAACTTTACAAATTGACATTCTGATAGAGAACAAAGACACGCCCCCTCCACTCACCACTTTGGATTATGAGATGATGGAAACGACCGACGAGCAAAACTCAACAACCAATTCTCCCAGCATGCCACATTCTCCCGAGGGGTCAGAGGTCGACTCGGGCTGCTGGATTCGTGATGTCATGGCAACACAGAGAGGAAGCATTACATGCAGTGAAGAATACTGTACGCTTTCTCAGTCTCTAAATACTTATGGTGTCTAA
- the ube2ib gene encoding SUMO-conjugating enzyme UBC9-A, producing MSGIALSRLAQERKAWRKDHPFGFVAVPTKNPDGTMNLMNWECAIPGKKGTPWEGGLFKLRMLFKDDYPSSPPKCKFEPPLFHPNVYPSGTVCLSILEEDKDWRPAITIKQILLGIQELLNEPNIQDPAQAEAYTIYCQNRVEYEKRVRAQAKKFSPS from the exons ATGTCTGGAATTGCTCTCAGTCGACTTGCGCAGGAGCGTAAAGCATGGAGAAAAGACCATCCATTC GGCTTTGTTGCCGTTCCAACAAAAAATCCAGACGGTACAATGAATCTTATGAACTGGGAATGTGCCATTCCAGGAAAGAAGGGG ACTCCATGGGAAGGAGGGCTGTTTAAGTTAAGGATGCTATTTAAAGACGACTACCCCTCTTCGCCCCCAAAAT gtAAATTTGAACCACCATTGTTCCATCCAAATGTGTATCCATCAGGAACGGTGTGTCTGTCCATCCTGGAAGAAGACAAAGACTGGAGACCTGCCATTACTATTAAACAG ATCCTGTTGGGCATTCAAGAGCTTCTAAATGAACCAAACATACAGGATCCAGCTCAGGCAGAGGCTTACACTATATATTG TCAGAATAGAGTGGAGTATGAGAAAAGAGTTCGTGCACAGGCCAAGAAATTCTCCCCATCGTAA